The DNA window GCACTCCTGCCACTCCCCGTCGGGATCGGAGTCGGCGGTGATCCCGCCGCCGACGCCCAGCACGGCGCCGCCCGCCGCGTCGAACTCGACCGTGCGGATCGCGACGTTGAGCTCGCACCCGGCGATCGGGGAGGCCAAGCCCACCGTGCCGCAATATATTCCGCGTCGCCGCTGTTCCCATCGGGAGATCAGCTGGCGCGCGCGGTGCTTCGGGGTGCCCGTCACCGAGGCCGGGGGAAAGGCGGCGTCCAGCAACGCCGTCGTGGGTAACCCGGCGGGAACCCGGGCCGAGACCGTCGAAACCAGGTGCCACACGCCCGGCGCCCGCCGCACCACCAGCAACTCGGGCACGGTGACCGTGCCGACGACCGCGACCCGGCCCAGGTCGTTGCGCACGAGGTCCACGATCATGGTGTTCTCGGCCACGTCCTTGACCGACGTGCGCAGCGCCGACGGCGAGGCGTCCAGCGGCAGGGTGCCCTTGATCGGGCTGGACGTCACGACCGACCCCCGCCGCTTCAGGAACAGCTCCGGGGACAGCGATGCCACCGCGCCCCATGGTCCGGCGAGATAGGCCGCTCGGGCCGGGGCGGTACGCGCGACGCCCTCGACGAAGAAGTCCAGCGGGTTCCCGGCGACCGTCCCGGTGAACTGGGTGCACACGCACGCCTGGTAGACCTCGCCCGCGCGGATCGCGTCCAGGCAGGCCAGCACCCCGCCGCGGT is part of the Mycobacterium sp. HUMS_12744610 genome and encodes:
- a CDS encoding aminodeoxychorismate synthase component I, which translates into the protein MRIDRLGDLGAAPRVLRAIGDATGRLGLPPPAALTGDWFGAAAVIAPSLSLQPVDGADAFAVPQDHRAQDPDAVGGGWIGYLSYPDAGADGRGSRIPEAAGGWTDCVLRCDPDGRWFYESLSGTPMPDWLTAALAAPPARTRGCRIAWDAADRDAHRGGVLACLDAIRAGEVYQACVCTQFTGTVAGNPLDFFVEGVARTAPARAAYLAGPWGAVASLSPELFLKRRGSVVTSSPIKGTLPLDASPSALRTSVKDVAENTMIVDLVRNDLGRVAVVGTVTVPELLVVRRAPGVWHLVSTVSARVPAGLPTTALLDAAFPPASVTGTPKHRARQLISRWEQRRRGIYCGTVGLASPIAGCELNVAIRTVEFDAAGGAVLGVGGGITADSDPDGEWQECLHKVAPIVGMPRIPAAAPVGR